In Choloepus didactylus isolate mChoDid1 chromosome 6, mChoDid1.pri, whole genome shotgun sequence, one DNA window encodes the following:
- the NUCB2 gene encoding nucleobindin-2 isoform X1 translates to MSWRTILLQYCFLLVACLFTAFEAVPIDIDKTKVKNNEPVESAKIEPPDTGLYYDEYLKQVIEVLETDKHFREKLQKADVEEIKSGRLSRELDLVSHHVRTKLDELKRQEVSRLRMLIKAKLDSLQDTGIDHQALLKQFDHLNHLNPDTFESTDLDMLIKAATSDLEHYDKTRHEEFKKYEMMKEHERREYLKTLTEEKRKEEESKFEEMKKKHENHPKVNHPGSKDQLKEVWEETDGLDPNDFDPKTFFKLHDVNSDGFLDEQELEALFTKELEKVYDPKNEEDDMVEMEEERLRMREHVMNEVDTNKDRLVTLKEFLKATEKKEFLEPDSWETLDQQQFFTEEELREFENHISLQENELKKKADELQKQKEELQRQHDQLEAQKQEYHQVMQQMEQKKLQQGIPPSGPAGELKLQPHI, encoded by the exons aTGTCTTGGAGGACTATCCTGTTACAATATTGTTTCCTTTTGGTTGCGTGTCTGTTTACTGCTTTCGAAGCTGTGCCTATAGACATAGACaagacaaaagtaaaaaataatgaacCTGTGGAAAGTGCAAAGATAGAACCACCA GACACTGGACTTTATTATGATGAGTATCTCAAGCAGGTGATTGAGGTGCTGGAAACAGATAAACATTTCAGAGAAAAGCTCCAGAAAGCAGACGTAGAGGAAATAAAG AGTGGGAGGCTAAGCAGAGAGCTGGATTTAGTAAGTCACCATGTGAGGACCAAACTTGATGAACTGAAAAGGCAAGAAGTGTCAAGGTTAAGAATGCTAATTAAAGCTAAACTGGATTCCCTTCAAG atACAGGTATAGACCACCAAGCTCTTCTCAAACAATTTGATCACCTAAACCACCTGAATCCTGACACGTTTGAATCCACAGATTTAGATATGTTAATCAAAGCG GCTACAAGTGATCTGGAACACTATGACAAGACTCGacatgaagaatttaaaaaatatgaaatgatgaAGGAACATGAAAggagagaatatttaaaaacactgactgaagaaaagagaaaagaagaagaatctaaatttgaagaaatgaagaaaaagcatgAAAATCATCCCAAAGTTAATCATCCA GGAAGCAAAGATCAACTAAAAGAGGTATGGGAAGAGACTGATGGATTGGATCCTAATGACTTTGACCCCAAGACATTTTTCAAATTACATG ATGTCAACAGTGATGGATTCCTGGATGAACAAGAGTTAGAAGCCCTGTTTACTAAAGAG ttggagaaagtgtatgacCCCAAAAATGAAGAGGACGATATGGTagaaatggaggaagaaaggCTTAGGATGAGGGAACATGTGATGAATGAG GTTGATACTAACAAAGACAGATTGGTGACTCTGAAAGAGTTTTTGAAAGctacagaaaaaaaggaattctTGGAGCCAGATAGCTGGGAG ACATTGGATCAGCAGCAGTTCTTCACAGAGGAAGAACTGAGAGAATTTGAAAATCATATCTCTTTACAAGAAAATGAACTGAAGAAGAAGGCAGATGAgcttcagaaacaaaaagaagagcTACAACGTCAACATGACCAACTTGAAGCTCAGAAGCAGGAATATCACCAG GTCATGCAGCAGATGGAACAAAAGAAATTACAACAAGGAATTCCTCCATCAGGGCCAGCTGGAGAACTGAAACTTCAGCCAC ACATTTAA
- the NUCB2 gene encoding nucleobindin-2 isoform X2 translates to MSWRTILLQYCFLLVACLFTAFEAVPIDIDKTKVKNNEPVESAKIEPPDTGLYYDEYLKQVIEVLETDKHFREKLQKADVEEIKSGRLSRELDLVSHHVRTKLDELKRQEVSRLRMLIKAKLDSLQDTGIDHQALLKQFDHLNHLNPDTFESTDLDMLIKAATSDLEHYDKTRHEEFKKYEMMKEHERREYLKTLTEEKRKEEESKFEEMKKKHENHPKVNHPGSKDQLKEVWEETDGLDPNDFDPKTFFKLHDVNSDGFLDEQELEALFTKELEKVYDPKNEEDDMVEMEEERLRMREHVMNEVDTNKDRLVTLKEFLKATEKKEFLEPDSWETLDQQQFFTEEELREFENHISLQENELKKKADELQKQKEELQRQHDQLEAQKQEYHQVMQQMEQKKLQQGIPPSGPAGELKLQPRM, encoded by the exons aTGTCTTGGAGGACTATCCTGTTACAATATTGTTTCCTTTTGGTTGCGTGTCTGTTTACTGCTTTCGAAGCTGTGCCTATAGACATAGACaagacaaaagtaaaaaataatgaacCTGTGGAAAGTGCAAAGATAGAACCACCA GACACTGGACTTTATTATGATGAGTATCTCAAGCAGGTGATTGAGGTGCTGGAAACAGATAAACATTTCAGAGAAAAGCTCCAGAAAGCAGACGTAGAGGAAATAAAG AGTGGGAGGCTAAGCAGAGAGCTGGATTTAGTAAGTCACCATGTGAGGACCAAACTTGATGAACTGAAAAGGCAAGAAGTGTCAAGGTTAAGAATGCTAATTAAAGCTAAACTGGATTCCCTTCAAG atACAGGTATAGACCACCAAGCTCTTCTCAAACAATTTGATCACCTAAACCACCTGAATCCTGACACGTTTGAATCCACAGATTTAGATATGTTAATCAAAGCG GCTACAAGTGATCTGGAACACTATGACAAGACTCGacatgaagaatttaaaaaatatgaaatgatgaAGGAACATGAAAggagagaatatttaaaaacactgactgaagaaaagagaaaagaagaagaatctaaatttgaagaaatgaagaaaaagcatgAAAATCATCCCAAAGTTAATCATCCA GGAAGCAAAGATCAACTAAAAGAGGTATGGGAAGAGACTGATGGATTGGATCCTAATGACTTTGACCCCAAGACATTTTTCAAATTACATG ATGTCAACAGTGATGGATTCCTGGATGAACAAGAGTTAGAAGCCCTGTTTACTAAAGAG ttggagaaagtgtatgacCCCAAAAATGAAGAGGACGATATGGTagaaatggaggaagaaaggCTTAGGATGAGGGAACATGTGATGAATGAG GTTGATACTAACAAAGACAGATTGGTGACTCTGAAAGAGTTTTTGAAAGctacagaaaaaaaggaattctTGGAGCCAGATAGCTGGGAG ACATTGGATCAGCAGCAGTTCTTCACAGAGGAAGAACTGAGAGAATTTGAAAATCATATCTCTTTACAAGAAAATGAACTGAAGAAGAAGGCAGATGAgcttcagaaacaaaaagaagagcTACAACGTCAACATGACCAACTTGAAGCTCAGAAGCAGGAATATCACCAG GTCATGCAGCAGATGGAACAAAAGAAATTACAACAAGGAATTCCTCCATCAGGGCCAGCTGGAGAACTGAAACTTCAGCCACGTatgtga